Below is a window of Cheilinus undulatus linkage group 8, ASM1832078v1, whole genome shotgun sequence DNA.
TTCCCACACACATTTACATTGTACAAACATCCTGTGGTGTTTATCTGTGGCTGGCTAAAATGACACCGTCTGAGGTTTGAAGGAGGTAGATGCGCAATGCAAGTGTGAGGGCTGCTAACCATAGTTAGGTTAGCCTCAGACTGAGGCTGTGTGCTTAGTCACATAAACTGCCATTCACCTGCAAACCACACAAATTCTTGAGTCAGAATGCCAATGCATTTTTTAAGTCTCAAAATTTGCATTGCAAGCACAAATATTGAAGTAAAAGTACATCTTTGGCTCTGCTTATCAACTCAGTATTATGAGGCTGCAACTCTAATATATAAATGCATCTATACTTGTAATAAAAAGGTGTTCTTAGTTTTTGTGTCAAAAGACTCACATTACAATTATATGATTGAAGAGATGTAAATCCTGACATTTAAGggtttgtaaaatttaaataacacaaagaaaatatataaaataaatgaattgaGGTCAAActgcaagattttttttcctgtttatctattattaaacaaataatttgaatacaaatgtgttttctaaacaaaacaaactatAATTTGCAAAGCTGCAAAAACTGCCACTTAATCTAAATAAAATAGTGGAATAACAGCAAAGCAAAAGCTAAGCTAGGTAGCAGTATTTCTGCACACTCATAAACCAACAGAGAGTATGTGCAGCAGAGccccaacaaacaaaaaagcgcGAAGAGATAAAAGAGAAGACACTGCCGATAAACATAAACCACCATACTTCCTACACAGTACATCCTCCTACGCATCTGAATTTCTTCTTATGCACACCTCATCACACACGTTGTAATGTCAAGAATTGACAATAGAATCACAAATGCATTTATGTGTCACACTTTCAATacaaatgttttattaagttaaaatgacaaaagaaaaatgggaCTGTGAAGCCTGATGatgtcaaaatttaaacaataaaataaggAGATggtcttttaatgaaaaaaataaaaaaatgatattcaAACACATAATCACATCACAATGTAGATAAATACTGTcataaataacataaatattCAATAAATTAATTCACACAAAAATCAAAGTGTATTGACACTCTCATTATTGATCCACAGTTTGCAGGATGTATTGTCATCCTTCCAACAACAATCCCTCTGCCACCTTTTACTCAATGAGTCTATTAACCAATCACAGGTCTTTGTAAAACACTTTGGTAAGTGGGTGTCCTAAAAAGCCTCTTTCTGGTGCCTCTAGCTtattttcatcatcatcttcctcATCAGGCCTCTCCCCAAGCTGTACATAGCCCAGCTTTCTGAAGAAGGCCTCAGCCACCTTTGACGGGTAGGGGACATGTGCATATACCCGCTGTGCACCAGTGTCCCTCTCTTTCAGTTCCAGACTCTGGACAAGCAGTCTGCCCAGACCCTCTCTGCGGTACCAGCAGGTTGTTACCAATCTGCAGATCCTCCTAATTTTCGCTCTGTTCTCGCTTTCCCGAAAGATGCAGCCGACGATTTCCCCCTCACAGTCAGCCACCCAGACCTGTCCTGCTACCTGCTCCCTCTCAGGGGTGACCTTCTCTGTTGACATGTCTTTGTCCTTGTCTTTGAGTCCAATTCTGCGCCTTGGCTGAAAAAGTAAAGGAATAAGATTACTCTGATGCAACATTTGATCACTGCCATTGAGTGAAAACCACAGACTTTCCAACAAACTAGTACACTCACCTTTTTAGTCACTGGGCTTTTTCCACTGATTCTAGAGTAGGGATTGTGTAGTGTCTCATCCTGTGTCCCTCTGTAGCTGCTACCCACATAGTCCCAGTAAGGGCGACTGCTGCCCAGAACCCCTGTGGACCGTGGCATGGTGATCTTGAGATAGATGATTAGAAGGAAGACAGGAATTGCAAGTGCCAGGATGAAAGAATGA
It encodes the following:
- the nat14 gene encoding N-acetyltransferase 14, with the protein product MVRLELDQVVMRRMKEDDIEVVKALIKEGCEGTENRLILHILTRPLCLFILAVFSSILRCLVHSFILALAIPVFLLIIYLKITMPRSTGVLGSSRPYWDYVGSSYRGTQDETLHNPYSRISGKSPVTKKPRRRIGLKDKDKDMSTEKVTPEREQVAGQVWVADCEGEIVGCIFRESENRAKIRRICRLVTTCWYRREGLGRLLVQSLELKERDTGAQRVYAHVPYPSKVAEAFFRKLGYVQLGERPDEEDDDENKLEAPERGFLGHPLTKVFYKDL